One genomic region from Actinocatenispora thailandica encodes:
- a CDS encoding MFS transporter → MSDIAPSGRQRLTRDQRSSFLAALLGWTMDAFDYFIVVLVIKDIADTFKVSLAETAIITTLTLVMRPVGAALFGLWADRIGRRVPLIVCVCFYAVVGFLCAFAPNFATLMVLRLLYGIGMGGEWGLGAALAMEKIPAGRRGFFSGILQEGYSFGYLLASLAFLLVHSTLGLNWRWMFALSIIPALIALLVRLGVRESEVWEKATERRRMTSTSIAQVLFNWKTLRRFIYLVLLMTAFNWMSHGTQDVYPTFLKETGHGGIGLDPTTATWIVVLYNIGAIVGGTVAGTLSQRFGRRLLIVFCAVLALPVVPLFALSTTAGMLCLGSFLMQVMVQGAWGVIPAHLTELSPDEIRGFYPGVTYQLGNLLAALNLPIQAALAERHGYPFALTATIVPVLVAVIVLSAIGKERRGIRFGTSDTSAVAAKVGT, encoded by the coding sequence ATGAGTGACATAGCGCCGTCCGGGCGGCAGCGACTCACCCGGGACCAACGCAGTTCGTTCCTCGCCGCACTGCTCGGCTGGACGATGGACGCCTTCGACTACTTCATCGTCGTCCTGGTCATCAAGGACATCGCCGACACGTTCAAGGTCTCGCTGGCCGAGACCGCGATCATCACCACGCTCACGCTGGTCATGCGGCCGGTCGGGGCCGCCCTGTTCGGGCTGTGGGCGGACCGGATCGGCCGGCGGGTGCCGCTGATCGTCTGCGTCTGCTTCTACGCCGTGGTCGGGTTCCTGTGCGCCTTCGCGCCGAACTTCGCCACCCTGATGGTCCTGCGCCTGCTGTACGGGATCGGGATGGGCGGCGAGTGGGGCCTCGGCGCGGCGCTCGCGATGGAGAAGATCCCCGCCGGCCGGCGCGGCTTCTTCTCCGGCATCCTGCAGGAGGGCTACTCGTTCGGCTACCTGCTGGCCTCGCTGGCGTTCCTGCTGGTGCACTCGACCCTCGGGCTGAACTGGCGGTGGATGTTCGCGCTGTCGATCATCCCGGCGCTGATCGCGCTGCTGGTCCGGCTCGGGGTCCGCGAGTCGGAGGTGTGGGAGAAGGCCACCGAGCGCCGCAGGATGACCAGCACCTCGATCGCGCAGGTGCTGTTCAACTGGAAGACGCTGCGCCGGTTCATCTACCTGGTGCTGCTGATGACCGCGTTCAACTGGATGAGCCACGGCACCCAGGACGTGTACCCGACGTTCCTGAAGGAGACCGGGCACGGCGGCATCGGGCTGGACCCGACCACCGCCACCTGGATCGTGGTGCTCTACAACATCGGCGCGATCGTCGGCGGTACCGTCGCCGGCACGCTGTCCCAGCGGTTCGGCCGGCGGCTGCTGATCGTCTTCTGCGCGGTGCTGGCGCTGCCGGTCGTACCGCTGTTCGCGCTGTCCACCACGGCCGGGATGCTGTGCCTCGGCTCGTTCCTGATGCAGGTGATGGTGCAGGGTGCCTGGGGCGTGATCCCGGCACACCTGACCGAGCTGTCGCCGGACGAGATCCGCGGCTTCTACCCCGGCGTCACCTACCAGTTGGGCAACCTGCTGGCGGCGCTCAACCTGCCGATCCAGGCGGCGCTCGCGGAACGGCACGGCTACCCGTTCGCGCTGACCGCGACGATCGTGCCGGTCCTGGTCGCGGTCATCGTGCTCAGCGCGATCGGCAAGGAACGCCGCGGCATCCGGTTCGGCACCTCGGACACCTCGGCGGTCGCCGCCAAGGTCGGCACCTGA
- a CDS encoding DUF5925 domain-containing protein — protein sequence MSAPRELTVPAAASDPVRTLPIVVHMDDADTTYDVVDALSLSPFADGAQPWARTARLDHVRPEATLLPAGAVPVRQASGDRREALLATGEGWTLRAVRWRGGGGEVTVTATSDELARRILAEAVADAATPVLESADSEVELGFWYHSARRGGYRTVRAVDAPDWAEIRGNYAASVGADLDRVMAFRPRPTAGRLLLLHGEPGTGKTTALRSLARAWHDWCQVDCVLDPEHLFADPGYLMDVVLGDDEDDDDGRWRLLLLEDCDELIRGDAKRASGQALARLLNLTDGLLGQSRRVLVAITTNEDLTRLHPAVTRPGRCLAHLEIGALPHEEAARWLGDPGPLAGTGATLAELFALRDGGGAVPAARTARPAGGFYL from the coding sequence GTGAGCGCCCCCCGTGAGCTGACCGTGCCCGCTGCCGCCAGCGACCCGGTCCGCACCCTGCCCATCGTCGTGCACATGGACGACGCCGACACCACCTACGACGTGGTCGACGCGCTGTCGCTGTCCCCGTTCGCCGACGGCGCCCAGCCGTGGGCCCGCACCGCCCGGCTCGACCACGTACGGCCGGAGGCGACGCTGCTGCCGGCCGGCGCCGTGCCGGTACGGCAGGCGTCCGGTGACCGCCGCGAGGCGCTGCTGGCCACCGGCGAGGGCTGGACGCTGCGCGCGGTGCGGTGGCGGGGCGGCGGCGGTGAGGTGACCGTCACCGCGACCAGCGACGAGCTGGCCCGGCGGATTCTCGCCGAGGCCGTGGCGGACGCCGCGACCCCGGTGCTGGAGTCCGCGGACAGCGAGGTCGAACTCGGCTTCTGGTACCACTCGGCGCGCCGCGGCGGCTACCGCACGGTGCGCGCGGTGGACGCCCCGGACTGGGCGGAGATCCGCGGCAACTACGCCGCCAGCGTCGGTGCCGACCTGGACCGGGTGATGGCGTTCCGGCCGCGGCCGACCGCGGGCCGGCTGCTGTTGCTGCACGGCGAGCCGGGGACCGGCAAGACGACCGCGCTGCGCTCGCTGGCCCGGGCCTGGCACGACTGGTGCCAGGTCGACTGCGTGCTCGACCCGGAGCACCTCTTCGCCGACCCCGGCTACCTGATGGACGTGGTGCTCGGCGACGACGAGGACGACGACGACGGCCGCTGGCGGCTGCTGCTGCTGGAGGACTGCGACGAGCTGATCCGCGGCGACGCGAAGCGGGCCAGCGGGCAGGCGCTGGCCCGGCTGCTCAACCTCACCGACGGGCTGCTCGGCCAGTCCCGCCGGGTGCTGGTGGCGATCACCACGAACGAGGACCTGACCCGGCTGCACCCGGCGGTCACCCGGCCGGGCCGGTGCCTGGCGCACCTGGAGATCGGCGCGCTGCCGCACGAGGAGGCGGCCCGGTGGCTCGGCGACCCCGGCCCGCTCGCCGGTACCGGCGCCACCCTGGCGGAGCTGTTCGCGCTGCGCGACGGCGGCGGCGCGGTCCCCGCGGCCCGTACCGCCCGGCCGGCCGGCGGCTTCTACCTCTGA
- a CDS encoding DUF5925 domain-containing protein codes for MSIPHQTLDAQAAHQTDDAPDPHRTGVAPDPGQAPDRPAGADDVARPAGADDVARSEGADDVSRVLPIRLTADDSDEPFDVIDALTLIRFTNGEQPFARTVRLDRVKPDATLIPPDGRLLRGVREDTRRSQLVTGTGWTLRAVRWHSGGGEVTVTAESEQLADQVLERAIAGAAAEEKPPTDTVEMGFWYHSSRRGAYRTTRSIAAADWADIRRNYSRPVSAALDSLMTLTAETVTGRLLLLHGPPGTGKTTALRSLARAWRDWCQVDCVLDPDKLFGEPSYLMDLVIGDDSDDGRWRLLLLEDCDELVRGEAKYATGQALSRLLNLTDGLLGQGRNVMVGITTNEDLQQLHPAVVRAGRCLAQVEVGPLAADEAQQWLGDTTSAPPGGATLADLFALRSGRRPVELRQEPEPAGGFYL; via the coding sequence GTGTCCATTCCCCACCAGACGCTCGACGCGCAGGCTGCGCACCAGACGGACGACGCACCGGACCCGCACCGGACGGGCGTCGCACCGGATCCGGGCCAGGCGCCCGACCGGCCGGCCGGCGCGGACGACGTAGCCCGGCCGGCCGGCGCGGACGACGTAGCCCGGTCGGAAGGCGCGGACGACGTGTCGCGGGTGCTGCCGATCCGGCTGACCGCGGACGACTCGGACGAGCCGTTCGACGTGATCGACGCGCTGACGCTGATCCGGTTCACCAACGGCGAGCAGCCCTTCGCCCGCACCGTCCGGCTCGACCGGGTCAAGCCCGACGCCACCCTGATCCCGCCGGACGGCCGGCTGCTGCGCGGTGTCCGGGAGGACACCCGCCGCTCCCAGCTGGTCACCGGCACCGGCTGGACGCTGCGGGCGGTGCGCTGGCACAGCGGCGGCGGCGAGGTGACGGTGACCGCCGAGTCCGAGCAGCTCGCCGACCAGGTACTGGAGCGTGCCATCGCGGGCGCCGCGGCGGAGGAGAAGCCGCCGACCGACACCGTCGAGATGGGCTTCTGGTACCACTCCAGCCGGCGCGGCGCGTACCGCACCACCCGGTCGATCGCCGCCGCGGACTGGGCCGACATCCGGCGCAACTACTCGCGCCCGGTGTCCGCGGCGCTGGACTCGCTGATGACGTTGACCGCGGAGACGGTCACCGGCCGGCTGCTGCTGTTGCACGGCCCGCCCGGTACCGGCAAGACCACCGCGCTGCGGTCGCTGGCCCGGGCCTGGCGGGACTGGTGCCAGGTCGACTGCGTGCTCGACCCGGACAAGCTGTTCGGTGAGCCGAGCTACCTGATGGACCTGGTCATCGGGGACGACAGCGACGACGGCCGGTGGCGGTTGCTGCTGCTGGAGGACTGCGACGAGCTGGTCCGCGGGGAGGCGAAGTACGCCACCGGGCAGGCGCTGTCCCGGCTGCTCAACCTGACCGACGGGCTGCTCGGCCAGGGGCGCAACGTCATGGTCGGCATCACCACCAACGAGGACCTGCAGCAGTTGCACCCCGCGGTGGTACGGGCCGGCCGGTGCCTGGCGCAGGTGGAGGTCGGGCCGCTCGCCGCGGACGAGGCGCAGCAGTGGCTGGGTGACACGACGAGCGCGCCGCCAGGCGGCGCGACGCTCGCCGACCTGTTCGCGCTGCGTTCCGGCCGGCGTCCGGTCGAACTCCGCCAGGAGCCGGAGCCGGCCGGCGGCTTCTACCTGTAA
- a CDS encoding ATP-binding cassette domain-containing protein — translation MGYVDVAGVAQVLPDGRELFADVSFRVGEGAKVALIGANGAGKTTLVSMVAGDSPVTIGSVTRSGGLGVMRQFIGMNRAIPGIDAPHGGWTVGDLALSLAPPAVREAGRALAAAERRMRAEETRGKFSNVARRAQVEYAEALGAWGDAGGYEAEVAFDVAAIEVLDAEWPDVNHRRLDTLSGGEQKRFALELLLAGPDEVLLLDEPDNFLDVPAKRRLERQLTASDKSILYVSHDRELLANTADRVVTLEAGSCWTHGGGFATWHQAREDRYERLDELRRRWDEEHAKIKQLVLMYREKAKYNADMASRLQAAKTRLARFEEAGPPPERPRDQDIRIDLRGGRTGKRAVVCEQLSLTGLTDPFDLEIWYGDRVAVLGANGTGKSHLLRLLALGGTDPEPGTVLPGTHLKPVAHTGVARLGARVRPGHFSQTHDRPELSGRLPGAVGGDPGARRSLRDILWHGDEDRDGMDRSAAMKVLSRYELALQSEQDFDTLSGGQQARFLILLLELSGATLLLLDEPTDNLDLVSAEALEAGLASFAGTVVAVTHDRWFTRGFDRFVTIANDGTVTETAEPVWDVR, via the coding sequence GTGGGGTATGTCGACGTGGCCGGGGTGGCGCAGGTGCTGCCGGACGGCCGGGAACTGTTCGCGGACGTGTCGTTCCGGGTCGGTGAGGGCGCCAAGGTCGCCCTGATCGGTGCGAACGGGGCCGGCAAGACCACGCTGGTCTCGATGGTCGCGGGGGACTCTCCGGTCACCATCGGATCCGTCACGCGGTCCGGCGGTCTCGGCGTGATGCGCCAGTTCATCGGGATGAACCGGGCGATCCCCGGCATCGACGCGCCGCACGGCGGCTGGACGGTCGGCGACCTGGCGTTGTCGCTCGCCCCGCCCGCGGTGCGGGAGGCGGGCCGGGCCCTGGCCGCCGCGGAACGGCGGATGCGCGCCGAGGAGACCCGCGGCAAGTTCTCCAACGTGGCCCGGCGGGCCCAGGTGGAGTACGCCGAGGCGCTGGGCGCGTGGGGCGACGCCGGCGGGTACGAGGCGGAGGTGGCGTTCGACGTCGCCGCGATCGAGGTGCTCGACGCGGAGTGGCCGGACGTCAATCACCGCCGGCTGGACACCCTGTCCGGCGGCGAGCAGAAGCGGTTCGCGCTGGAGCTGCTGCTCGCCGGGCCGGACGAGGTGCTGCTGCTGGACGAGCCGGACAACTTCCTGGACGTACCGGCGAAGCGGCGGCTGGAGCGGCAGCTCACCGCCTCGGACAAGAGCATCCTGTACGTCAGCCACGACCGGGAACTGCTCGCCAACACCGCCGACCGGGTGGTGACGCTGGAGGCCGGCAGCTGCTGGACGCACGGCGGCGGCTTCGCCACCTGGCACCAGGCCCGGGAGGACCGGTACGAGCGGCTCGACGAGCTGCGCCGCCGCTGGGACGAGGAGCACGCCAAGATCAAGCAGCTGGTGCTGATGTACCGGGAGAAGGCGAAGTACAACGCGGACATGGCGAGCCGGCTGCAGGCGGCGAAGACCCGGCTGGCCAGGTTCGAGGAGGCCGGCCCGCCGCCGGAACGGCCGCGGGACCAGGACATCCGGATCGACCTGCGCGGCGGCCGGACCGGCAAGCGGGCCGTCGTCTGCGAGCAGCTGTCGCTCACCGGCCTGACCGACCCGTTCGACCTGGAGATCTGGTACGGCGACCGGGTCGCGGTGCTGGGCGCCAACGGCACCGGCAAGTCGCACCTGCTGCGCCTGCTGGCCCTCGGCGGTACCGACCCGGAGCCGGGCACCGTGCTGCCCGGTACGCACCTGAAACCGGTGGCGCACACCGGCGTGGCGCGGCTCGGCGCGCGGGTACGGCCCGGGCACTTCTCCCAGACCCACGACCGGCCGGAACTGTCGGGGCGGCTGCCCGGAGCGGTCGGCGGAGACCCGGGCGCCCGACGGTCGCTGCGGGACATCTTGTGGCACGGCGACGAGGACCGGGACGGCATGGACCGGTCGGCGGCGATGAAGGTGCTCAGCCGGTACGAGCTGGCGTTGCAGTCCGAGCAGGACTTCGACACCCTGTCCGGCGGTCAACAGGCCCGGTTCCTGATCCTGCTGCTGGAACTGAGCGGGGCGACGTTGTTGCTGCTCGACGAGCCGACCGACAACCTCGACCTGGTCAGTGCCGAGGCGCTGGAGGCGGGGTTGGCGTCGTTCGCCGGTACCGTCGTCGCGGTCACCCACGACCGCTGGTTCACCCGCGGCTTCGACCGGTTCGTCACGATCGCCAACGATGGCACCGTCACCGAGACCGCCGAGCCGGTCTGGGACGTCCGCTGA
- a CDS encoding class I SAM-dependent methyltransferase, producing MSNDHYFSADPAAPATRVQVSFTAAGRELELTASAGVFSASRLDPGTAVLLRKAPLPRRAGTLLDLGCGYGPIAVTLAVSAPAATVYAVDVNARALELVRENAARIGAADRVVAVPPGQVPADVRFDEIWSNPPIRIGKPALHELLQTWLPRLAPGGVAWLVVSRNLGADSLAGWLAERGYAVDRHASQKGYRVLSVTAGDD from the coding sequence GTGTCGAACGACCACTACTTCTCCGCGGATCCGGCCGCGCCGGCCACCCGGGTACAGGTGTCGTTCACCGCGGCCGGCCGGGAGCTGGAACTGACCGCATCCGCCGGCGTGTTCTCCGCGTCGCGGCTGGACCCGGGCACCGCGGTACTGCTGCGCAAGGCGCCGCTGCCGCGCCGCGCCGGCACCCTGCTCGACCTCGGCTGCGGGTACGGGCCGATCGCGGTGACGCTCGCGGTCAGCGCGCCGGCCGCCACCGTGTACGCGGTGGATGTCAACGCCCGCGCGCTGGAGCTGGTGCGGGAGAACGCGGCACGCATCGGCGCCGCCGACCGGGTCGTCGCGGTGCCGCCGGGCCAGGTCCCGGCCGACGTGCGGTTCGACGAGATCTGGTCGAATCCACCGATTCGGATCGGCAAGCCGGCGCTGCACGAGTTGCTGCAGACCTGGCTGCCGCGGCTCGCGCCGGGCGGCGTCGCCTGGCTGGTGGTGTCGCGCAACCTGGGCGCCGACTCGCTGGCCGGCTGGCTGGCCGAGCGCGGCTACGCGGTCGACCGGCATGCCAGCCAGAAGGGGTACCGGGTGCTCAGCGTCACCGCCGGCGACGACTGA
- a CDS encoding maleylpyruvate isomerase N-terminal domain-containing protein, with translation MSEIAERHRKLAAEFDRRVAAVPDTAWDNASPCAGWSARDVLRHVLETSYRDMPAHVGLTVTTGSVDDDPVGSWRAARDQLQEILADPDRAGRQYEGMFGPPRWNGPSAASACSTC, from the coding sequence ATGAGTGAGATCGCCGAACGGCACCGGAAGCTCGCCGCCGAGTTCGATCGACGGGTGGCCGCGGTGCCCGACACCGCATGGGACAACGCCTCGCCGTGCGCCGGCTGGTCGGCGCGGGACGTGCTCCGGCACGTACTGGAGACCTCGTACCGGGACATGCCGGCGCACGTCGGCCTGACCGTGACGACCGGATCGGTGGACGACGACCCGGTCGGTTCCTGGCGGGCGGCGCGAGACCAGCTCCAGGAGATCCTGGCGGACCCGGACCGCGCCGGGCGCCAGTACGAGGGGATGTTCGGCCCACCACGCTGGAACGGACCGTCGGCGGCTTCTGCCTGTTCGACCTGCTGA
- a CDS encoding helix-turn-helix transcriptional regulator, with protein sequence MTGTGRRAVPRAAAGAWSTPAAASAAEWSAPTGATWYRPRRPPADLTAGLAVGWTARMAGRYRLVPDGAVELLWLDSGTIWLCGPETAAWQTDLPAPVDAVGIRFRPGQVAGALRLDVAELRDRRVPVEDVFGSGFARRLADRLGSAPGPAARLDLLHGAARGWLAEAADPDPVAGIVAGLLTADPATSVADLAAEAGRSGRQLHRRCRSAFGYGPATLRRILRLQRFLALSRRTDAGLATLAVLAGYTDQPHLSRDCRQIAGVSPAVLVGARSAPPSPARRA encoded by the coding sequence ATGACCGGTACGGGTCGGCGCGCGGTGCCCCGGGCGGCCGCCGGAGCCTGGTCCACGCCGGCCGCGGCCAGCGCCGCGGAGTGGTCGGCGCCGACCGGCGCCACCTGGTACCGGCCGCGTCGGCCGCCAGCGGACCTGACCGCCGGCTTGGCGGTCGGCTGGACCGCGCGGATGGCCGGACGGTACCGGCTGGTGCCGGACGGCGCGGTGGAACTGCTCTGGCTCGACAGCGGCACGATCTGGCTCTGCGGTCCGGAAACCGCCGCCTGGCAGACCGACCTGCCGGCGCCGGTCGACGCGGTCGGCATCCGGTTCCGCCCCGGCCAGGTGGCGGGCGCCCTGCGGCTCGACGTGGCCGAGCTGCGGGACCGCCGGGTGCCGGTGGAGGACGTGTTCGGGTCCGGGTTCGCGCGGCGGCTGGCCGACCGCCTGGGCAGCGCGCCGGGCCCGGCGGCCCGGCTCGACCTCCTGCACGGCGCGGCCCGCGGCTGGCTCGCCGAGGCCGCCGACCCGGACCCCGTCGCCGGCATCGTCGCCGGGCTGCTCACCGCCGACCCGGCCACCTCGGTCGCGGATCTGGCCGCCGAGGCCGGCCGCAGCGGCCGGCAACTGCACCGACGCTGCCGGTCCGCCTTCGGCTACGGGCCGGCCACGCTGCGGCGGATCCTGCGGTTGCAGCGGTTCCTGGCACTGTCCCGGCGCACCGACGCCGGGCTCGCCACGCTGGCGGTGCTCGCCGGCTACACCGACCAGCCGCACCTGTCCCGGGACTGCCGGCAGATCGCCGGCGTCAGCCCCGCGGTACTCGTCGGGGCCCGCTCCGCGCCGCCGTCCCCGGCGCGGCGGGCGTGA
- a CDS encoding LysR family transcriptional regulator substrate-binding protein: MPRITVTLFEGEDDEIAGWLDTRTVELAVLVDPPAGRGVLLASDAFCALLRRDHPLAGEPSVTVGDLDDDPFLLSRGGCERHIRRLYRSARVPFAPAHRVREMGTLLAMVRAGVGVSIVPDLAGSMLDGDLTLVPVRPRRTRRLVLAAAPDADPAAAALLAAARGRTVGPDPARSGGRAGAPIDAGRNVGAAQ, from the coding sequence CTGCCCCGGATCACCGTCACCCTGTTCGAGGGGGAGGACGACGAGATCGCCGGCTGGCTGGACACCCGCACCGTCGAGCTGGCGGTACTGGTCGACCCGCCGGCCGGCCGCGGCGTGCTGCTGGCGTCCGACGCGTTCTGCGCGCTGCTGCGCCGGGACCATCCGCTCGCCGGCGAACCATCGGTCACCGTCGGTGACCTGGACGACGACCCGTTCCTGCTGTCCCGTGGCGGCTGCGAGCGCCACATCCGGCGGCTGTACCGGTCGGCGCGGGTGCCGTTCGCGCCCGCGCACCGGGTCCGGGAGATGGGCACCCTGCTCGCGATGGTGCGGGCCGGCGTCGGCGTCTCGATCGTGCCGGACCTCGCCGGGTCGATGCTCGACGGCGACCTGACCCTCGTCCCGGTCCGGCCGCGGCGCACCCGGCGGTTGGTACTGGCCGCCGCGCCGGACGCGGATCCGGCCGCCGCCGCGCTGCTCGCCGCCGCCCGCGGCCGTACCGTGGGACCCGACCCGGCCCGGTCCGGCGGACGTGCCGGCGCCCCCATCGACGCGGGCCGGAACGTCGGAGCAGCGCAGTAG
- a CDS encoding GNAT family N-acetyltransferase — MVDRYFTQRLRLEPIGPAHAVDLWRLHADEPVAIWHLGRLRLPEAQATADEMAAGWARDGVHKWIAYHRVSGELMGRGGLSYQHVDGARRLEIGWIVRARYWGRGYATEIGRAGLDVGFGELGADEIVAFTEPENGRSRAVMERLGMSDPRPIRHRGEHFVLYTLPRP, encoded by the coding sequence ATGGTGGATCGGTACTTCACGCAGCGCCTTCGGCTGGAGCCGATCGGGCCGGCGCACGCGGTCGACCTGTGGCGGCTGCACGCCGACGAACCGGTCGCAATCTGGCATCTCGGCCGGCTCCGGTTGCCGGAGGCGCAGGCGACCGCCGACGAGATGGCCGCCGGCTGGGCGCGCGACGGCGTGCACAAGTGGATCGCGTACCACCGGGTCAGCGGCGAGCTGATGGGCCGCGGCGGCCTGTCGTACCAGCACGTCGACGGCGCCCGCCGGCTGGAGATCGGCTGGATCGTGCGGGCCCGGTACTGGGGCCGCGGCTACGCCACCGAGATCGGCCGGGCCGGCCTGGACGTCGGCTTCGGTGAGCTCGGCGCCGACGAGATCGTCGCGTTCACCGAGCCGGAGAACGGCCGTTCCCGGGCGGTGATGGAGCGGCTCGGGATGAGCGATCCGCGCCCGATCCGGCACCGCGGCGAGCACTTCGTGCTCTACACCCTGCCTCGCCCCTGA
- the truA gene encoding tRNA pseudouridine(38-40) synthase TruA — MRLRLRVAYDGTGFSGWAVQPARRTVAGELTAALGRLFGPVTGLTVAGRTDAGVHATGQVCHLDVPDEQWQRVATARGTGEPDPTVLVRRLAGVLPPDVRVPGVEVVDDRFDARFSALRRHYRYRITDDPAGPPPLRRFDTLGWPRPLAHDAMAAAAPGLLGEHDFAAYCRRKPDATTIRELQRLDVSRAGDGVIGVAVSADAFCQAMVRSLVGALLAVGEGRRPVDWPASLLTRSDRASEVTVAPAHGLTLVGVDYPADPAQWSSRDAATRRRRDG; from the coding sequence GTGCGGCTGCGGTTGCGGGTGGCGTACGACGGGACCGGGTTCTCCGGGTGGGCGGTGCAGCCGGCGCGGCGCACCGTGGCCGGTGAGCTGACCGCGGCACTGGGCCGGCTGTTCGGACCGGTGACCGGGCTGACCGTGGCCGGCCGTACCGACGCCGGCGTGCACGCCACCGGGCAGGTCTGCCACCTCGACGTACCGGACGAGCAGTGGCAACGGGTGGCCACCGCCCGGGGCACCGGCGAGCCGGACCCGACGGTGCTGGTACGGCGGCTCGCCGGGGTGCTGCCGCCGGACGTCCGGGTGCCGGGCGTCGAGGTCGTCGACGACCGGTTCGACGCGCGGTTCTCCGCCCTCCGCCGGCACTACCGGTACCGGATCACCGACGACCCGGCCGGGCCGCCGCCGCTGCGCCGGTTCGACACGCTGGGTTGGCCGCGACCGCTGGCCCACGACGCGATGGCGGCCGCCGCGCCGGGGCTGCTCGGCGAGCACGACTTCGCCGCGTACTGCCGGCGCAAGCCGGACGCGACCACGATCCGCGAGCTGCAGCGGCTCGACGTGTCCCGGGCCGGCGACGGCGTGATCGGTGTCGCGGTCTCGGCGGACGCGTTCTGCCAGGCGATGGTGCGCAGCCTGGTCGGCGCGCTGCTGGCGGTCGGGGAGGGTCGGCGTCCGGTGGACTGGCCGGCGAGCCTGCTGACCCGGTCCGATCGGGCCAGCGAGGTCACCGTGGCACCGGCGCACGGGCTGACGCTGGTCGGCGTGGACTATCCGGCCGATCCGGCGCAGTGGTCCAGCCGGGACGCGGCCACCCGCCGCCGCCGCGACGGGTAG
- the rplQ gene encoding 50S ribosomal protein L17 translates to MPKPTRGARLGGSPAHERMLLANLATSLFKHGRITTTEAKAKRVRPLAERMVTFAKRGDLHARRRVATVIRDKDVAYQLFAEIAPRFTSRPGGYTRIVKVGPRKGDNAPMAVIELVEELAEPTKPARASRPAKKQDTAAALAPEESTPAAEAAESDESKTEE, encoded by the coding sequence ATGCCCAAGCCGACCAGGGGTGCCCGCCTGGGTGGTAGCCCGGCCCACGAGCGGATGCTGCTGGCGAACCTGGCGACGTCGCTGTTCAAGCACGGCCGGATCACCACCACCGAGGCCAAGGCCAAGCGGGTCCGCCCGCTGGCCGAGCGGATGGTGACCTTCGCCAAGCGCGGCGATCTGCACGCGCGTCGCCGGGTTGCCACCGTCATCCGTGACAAGGACGTGGCGTACCAGCTGTTCGCCGAGATCGCGCCGCGGTTCACCAGCCGGCCGGGTGGCTACACCCGGATCGTGAAGGTGGGCCCGCGCAAGGGTGACAACGCGCCGATGGCCGTCATCGAGCTGGTCGAGGAGCTGGCCGAGCCGACGAAGCCGGCGCGCGCCTCCCGCCCGGCGAAGAAGCAGGACACCGCCGCGGCGCTGGCACCGGAGGAGTCGACCCCGGCCGCCGAGGCCGCCGAGTCCGACGAGAGCAAGACCGAGGAGTAG